In the Persephonella hydrogeniphila genome, one interval contains:
- a CDS encoding cation diffusion facilitator family transporter — translation MENRLKLSIAIVLNMAIVILQIIFGLYAHSMALITDAVHNFQDVVSLIIAYIAILFMAKKPTEKMTFGYLRSEVMAGFINSAFLLGAVFLIITTSIERIFEPVEVESVYVIVMGGIAFVINAFSAWLLGFHHGDKHDHQHEDLNIKAAYLHLLSDAGISLGVVVGGIVIYFYGINWVDPVISILFSLYILRETLPVVKKSYMILMESVPPGIETEEVKKAILQNPKIVDVHDIHIWALSSKDIYLSVHVVFEKKEDLLDFETVLTDVENSLKKLGIHHITIQPEIKGFKCETIY, via the coding sequence TTGGAGAACAGACTGAAGCTAAGCATTGCCATTGTTCTGAATATGGCAATTGTTATTCTCCAGATAATCTTTGGTCTGTATGCTCACTCAATGGCTTTAATAACTGATGCTGTCCATAATTTTCAGGATGTTGTTTCTCTGATAATTGCGTACATAGCGATACTGTTTATGGCAAAAAAACCAACAGAGAAGATGACCTTCGGTTATCTCAGGTCTGAGGTAATGGCAGGTTTTATAAATTCTGCTTTTTTATTAGGTGCTGTATTTCTGATTATCACTACAAGTATAGAAAGAATTTTTGAACCTGTTGAAGTTGAAAGTGTATACGTGATAGTCATGGGAGGTATAGCTTTTGTTATAAATGCTTTTTCTGCATGGCTTCTTGGATTTCACCACGGAGACAAACATGATCACCAACATGAAGACCTGAATATAAAGGCTGCATATTTACACCTGCTGAGTGATGCAGGTATATCCCTTGGTGTTGTTGTAGGAGGTATTGTAATTTACTTTTATGGTATTAACTGGGTAGATCCTGTTATATCTATACTGTTTAGCCTGTACATTCTGAGAGAAACTCTTCCAGTAGTAAAAAAATCTTATATGATACTGATGGAATCTGTCCCTCCCGGTATAGAGACTGAAGAGGTAAAGAAAGCTATTCTCCAGAATCCCAAAATTGTTGATGTTCATGATATTCATATATGGGCTTTATCATCTAAAGATATATACCTGTCTGTACATGTCGTTTTTGAAAAAAAGGAAGATCTGCTGGATTTTGAAACAGTACTTACTGATGTAGAAAACTCTTTGAAAAAACTGGGTATTCACCATATCACAATCCAGCCTGAGATAAAAGGCTTTAAATGTGAAACGATTTACTGA
- a CDS encoding SDH family Clp fold serine proteinase — MDPSGAVWINQLFWLIFLLLLIMPMIKAQTLEWSRERLIRTIEEKRKSRVITMIHRQETRSLLGFFMMRFITIEDSEQVLRAIRMTPKDLPIDFIIHTPGGIALAATQIAQALADHKAPVRVIVPHYAMSGGTLIALAADEIIMDEHAVLGPVDPQLGQEPAASIVKIKELKDPNEIDDATWIKIDVSEKALKQMFDNVKKLLIKKGYDESTAEKVAEELSLGKYTHDYPLTYEHVKSLGLNVSTDVPEEVYALMDLYPQPAGTPAVQYIPVPYHRPGNSQPTGNKN, encoded by the coding sequence ATGGATCCCTCAGGAGCTGTATGGATAAATCAGCTTTTCTGGCTGATATTCCTACTTTTATTAATTATGCCGATGATAAAAGCCCAGACACTGGAATGGAGTAGGGAAAGGCTCATCAGAACAATAGAAGAAAAAAGAAAGTCCCGTGTTATCACAATGATTCACAGACAGGAAACAAGATCTCTTCTTGGATTTTTTATGATGAGATTTATTACCATTGAAGATTCTGAACAGGTTTTAAGGGCAATAAGAATGACTCCTAAAGATCTTCCTATAGATTTCATTATTCATACTCCAGGAGGAATAGCCCTTGCAGCTACACAGATAGCTCAGGCTCTTGCCGATCACAAAGCACCTGTAAGGGTTATTGTCCCACATTATGCTATGTCAGGTGGCACACTGATAGCCCTTGCAGCAGATGAAATAATTATGGATGAGCATGCTGTTTTAGGACCCGTTGATCCCCAGCTTGGTCAGGAACCTGCAGCATCTATAGTAAAGATAAAGGAGCTTAAAGACCCTAACGAGATAGACGATGCAACATGGATCAAAATAGACGTGAGTGAAAAAGCTTTGAAACAGATGTTTGATAATGTGAAAAAACTCCTCATAAAAAAAGGGTATGATGAGAGTACTGCTGAGAAAGTTGCTGAGGAACTCTCACTGGGAAAATACACACATGACTATCCACTGACCTATGAACATGTGAAATCTTTGGGATTGAATGTCTCTACAGATGTTCCTGAAGAGGTATACGCCTTGATGGATCTGTATCCACAACCTGCAGGAACACCGGCTGTCCAGTATATACCTGTTCCTTATCACAGACCGGGTAATAGTCAACCTACAGGTAATAAAAATTGA
- the murC gene encoding UDP-N-acetylmuramate--L-alanine ligase, with translation MFRGKVRHIHFIGIGGSGMNGIAQVLLNQGFTVTGSDLKESQTVINLKEMGAKIFIGHDPKNIEGADVVVYSSAIKEDNPELKKAREMGIPTIPRGEMLAELMRFKYGIAIAGSHGKTTTTSMIGSILGKTGYDPTVVIGGKLEAYGSNAKLGSGDFIVTESDESDGSFLKLTPTIVAINNIDIEHLGYYKNIDEIKNAFIEFANKVPFYGAVAVNIDDKNIKSILPRIEKKVIKFGLSEEADIRGYDLEIVNGRYRFKVNDFGEIHLSVPGKHNVYNALSAISIAYELGVPFCVVKETLENFRNANRRFEIKYSNEIIVIDDYAHHPTEIKATLKAAKEMYPDRRIIAVFQPHRYSRVFSLYEDFVQSFDIPDITVITEIYPAGEKPIDNVSGKKLADDIRKITEKNVYYAEDINKTANLIKNLLKNNDLVLIMGAGSITKLSDMLVEIIKNKRS, from the coding sequence ATGTTTAGAGGAAAAGTAAGACATATCCACTTTATAGGTATAGGTGGTTCTGGAATGAATGGGATAGCACAGGTTCTATTAAATCAGGGATTTACAGTAACAGGTTCAGATCTAAAAGAATCCCAGACGGTAATAAATCTCAAAGAAATGGGAGCAAAAATATTTATAGGACATGATCCAAAAAATATTGAAGGGGCTGATGTTGTTGTGTATTCTTCAGCTATCAAGGAAGACAACCCTGAGCTGAAAAAAGCACGAGAGATGGGAATTCCAACTATTCCCCGGGGAGAAATGCTTGCAGAGCTTATGAGATTCAAATACGGGATAGCTATCGCAGGAAGTCATGGAAAAACAACAACTACATCTATGATCGGTTCAATTTTAGGAAAAACAGGCTATGATCCTACAGTAGTAATAGGCGGAAAATTAGAAGCTTATGGAAGTAATGCAAAGTTAGGCTCAGGAGATTTTATTGTAACAGAGTCTGATGAAAGCGATGGTTCTTTCCTAAAACTAACACCTACAATAGTTGCAATAAATAATATAGATATAGAACACTTAGGGTATTACAAGAACATTGATGAGATAAAAAATGCCTTTATAGAATTCGCAAATAAAGTTCCATTTTATGGAGCTGTAGCTGTAAATATAGATGACAAAAATATAAAGAGCATACTCCCGAGGATAGAAAAAAAGGTAATAAAATTTGGTCTTTCTGAAGAGGCAGACATAAGAGGATACGACCTTGAGATTGTAAATGGGAGATACCGTTTTAAAGTAAATGATTTTGGAGAAATTCATCTGTCTGTTCCGGGAAAGCATAATGTGTACAACGCACTTTCTGCTATATCTATAGCTTACGAGCTCGGAGTTCCCTTTTGTGTAGTAAAAGAGACTCTGGAAAATTTTAGAAACGCAAACAGGAGATTTGAGATCAAATACTCCAACGAGATCATTGTTATTGACGATTACGCCCACCACCCTACAGAGATTAAAGCAACACTTAAAGCAGCAAAAGAGATGTATCCTGATAGAAGAATAATAGCAGTATTTCAACCCCACAGATACTCAAGAGTTTTTTCCCTTTATGAAGATTTTGTTCAATCATTTGATATACCTGATATAACAGTAATTACAGAAATTTATCCTGCAGGTGAGAAGCCTATTGATAATGTTAGTGGAAAAAAGCTTGCAGATGATATAAGAAAGATAACAGAAAAAAATGTTTATTATGCTGAAGATATAAATAAAACAGCAAATCTTATAAAAAATCTATTAAAAAATAACGATCTTGTGCTTATAATGGGTGCTGGAAGTATAACAAAACTGTCAGATATGCTTGTCGAGATAATAAAAAACAAGAGGAGTTAA
- a CDS encoding DUF454 family protein, whose amino-acid sequence MMKYILGFIFLLIGVLGIILPVIPGVPFLIIAAFFFGILSKDKVVKYMKKFKNGDKNSSINRLINYVLIRYVHKKTPLNANGKN is encoded by the coding sequence ATGATGAAGTATATATTAGGATTTATTTTTTTATTAATTGGTGTTCTGGGGATAATACTTCCTGTTATCCCCGGTGTTCCATTTCTGATTATTGCTGCTTTTTTCTTCGGTATTCTGTCCAAAGATAAGGTTGTCAAGTATATGAAAAAGTTCAAAAATGGAGATAAAAACTCAAGTATAAACAGACTGATAAATTATGTTCTGATTAGATATGTTCATAAAAAAACACCTTTAAACGCAAATGGCAAAAACTGA
- a CDS encoding DUF502 domain-containing protein, translating into MNDYKRKLLIIKLRDIFITGLFVFIPIAITVWIVVWLLSFVNNLILPYLRYIFPIPDIPGIGILITILIVFITGLIAQNYFGKKLISVWDSLINRIPLVRSIYIAVKQLMENLFNPKGKGKFKETVLVEFPRKGMLSIGFVANKVEFEGKIYYLVYIPTAPNPTSGYTIFVSEDEVKHTDLTVEEATKIILSGGLVAKGKITLQ; encoded by the coding sequence TTGAATGACTATAAAAGAAAGCTTCTAATAATCAAGCTCAGAGATATATTTATAACAGGGCTGTTTGTATTTATTCCTATTGCCATAACAGTATGGATTGTTGTATGGCTTTTATCCTTTGTAAATAATCTTATCCTTCCCTATCTGAGATATATCTTCCCTATTCCAGATATTCCTGGAATAGGGATACTTATAACAATCCTTATAGTTTTTATAACAGGTCTTATAGCTCAGAACTACTTCGGTAAAAAACTTATATCTGTATGGGATAGCCTTATCAATAGAATTCCACTGGTCAGGTCTATATATATAGCTGTAAAACAGTTGATGGAGAATCTTTTTAATCCTAAAGGAAAAGGAAAGTTTAAAGAGACTGTTCTTGTTGAATTTCCAAGGAAAGGTATGCTCTCAATAGGCTTTGTCGCAAACAAGGTTGAGTTTGAAGGAAAAATCTATTATCTGGTATATATTCCAACAGCACCAAACCCAACATCAGGATACACAATATTTGTAAGTGAAGATGAGGTAAAACATACAGATCTTACTGTTGAAGAGGCTACAAAGATAATCCTTTCTGGAGGTCTTGTCGCAAAGGGAAAAATCACACTTCAGTAA
- a CDS encoding metal ABC transporter substrate-binding protein, translating to MKKLLLLLFLTLINVSFGTPTIYTTVKPIADIVSYITGDKTGYLIPPNASPHIYEFKTSDIRKAYKSDLFIYIGSGEPKLTGILESIPENRKIKIIDIKGLKLLGEEEHEEKHIHPAVWLDPDNAVVIARFIEKKIEKIDPSKKDYYRKNLEKFVKEIRDIKEYGLGKFSHLKNKKFISYHYAWPYFVRAFGLEYAGVIEMGHGREPTPKHLIKIISTIKKYRIPSIFVSVQFYNPRYIKLIKREVSINIVYLDPFGIKNDYIQMMKENIDKIFNGLNQ from the coding sequence ATGAAAAAGTTATTACTGCTGCTGTTTCTTACTTTGATAAACGTCTCGTTTGGCACTCCTACCATTTATACAACAGTTAAACCTATTGCCGATATTGTTTCATATATAACAGGGGATAAGACAGGATATCTTATCCCTCCCAATGCATCACCCCATATATACGAGTTCAAAACATCAGATATCAGGAAAGCTTACAAAAGTGATCTGTTTATATACATAGGTTCTGGGGAACCTAAGCTAACAGGTATTCTAGAATCAATTCCTGAAAACAGAAAGATCAAAATAATAGACATAAAAGGTCTAAAGCTCCTTGGAGAAGAAGAACATGAAGAGAAACATATTCATCCGGCTGTATGGCTCGATCCTGACAATGCTGTTGTCATTGCCAGATTTATAGAGAAAAAGATTGAAAAAATAGACCCTTCAAAAAAAGATTATTACAGAAAAAATCTCGAAAAATTTGTGAAAGAGATCAGAGACATAAAAGAGTACGGACTGGGAAAATTCTCTCATCTAAAAAACAAAAAATTTATATCCTACCATTATGCATGGCCTTATTTTGTCAGGGCTTTTGGACTTGAGTATGCAGGTGTTATAGAGATGGGTCACGGGAGAGAGCCTACACCAAAACATCTAATCAAAATAATATCAACAATAAAAAAGTACAGAATTCCATCTATCTTTGTTTCAGTTCAGTTTTATAATCCAAGATATATAAAGCTGATAAAAAGAGAAGTAAGTATCAATATTGTCTACCTTGACCCATTCGGGATAAAAAATGATTATATTCAGATGATGAAAGAAAATATAGACAAGATATTTAACGGTCTAAATCAGTAA
- a CDS encoding nicotinate phosphoribosyltransferase: MVFGFVNKENMSLLTDLYELTMAQVYFKKGMNKTAIFDFYTRPVENRSYLVNAGLEQLIYYLENVRFTQEDIDYLRTTGFFEEDFLSYLKDFKFTGNLYAVEEGEFIFPNEPVVQVEAPIIEAQIIETFLINTLQHPILVATKAMRCYSVARGTVLVDFGLRRAHGTDAGMKAARASFIGGFAGTSNVLAGKEYGIPIFGTMAHSFILAHIDEIKAFKDFAEIYPENSILLVDTFDSIKGVYNAVKAIKELGMKHFKGIRLDSGDLLKLSKEARKILDSEGFKDAKIIASGGINEYKIKELLDKGAPIDGWGVGTELVVSADLPYLDCAYKLVEYDGRPVMKFSSKKKTLPHKKQIFRIYEDGVFKKDIITRFDEDIEKGKPLLKKVIENGKVVYKLPKLTEIQKKAIENFSKLPEELKDITKTVHLYPEVSSSIQKTVKELERKYLNGELQ; this comes from the coding sequence ATGGTTTTTGGATTTGTAAATAAAGAAAATATGTCACTGCTTACAGATCTGTACGAGCTAACAATGGCTCAGGTTTACTTTAAGAAGGGAATGAACAAAACTGCAATATTCGATTTTTACACAAGACCTGTTGAAAACCGTTCATATCTTGTTAATGCAGGTCTTGAACAGCTTATTTATTACCTGGAGAATGTAAGATTTACACAGGAAGATATAGATTACTTAAGAACTACAGGATTTTTTGAGGAAGATTTCCTCTCTTATCTGAAAGATTTCAAATTTACTGGAAATCTTTATGCTGTAGAAGAAGGAGAGTTTATATTTCCAAACGAGCCTGTTGTTCAGGTTGAAGCTCCCATAATAGAAGCACAGATCATAGAAACATTTTTGATTAATACATTACAGCATCCTATACTTGTAGCAACAAAAGCCATGAGATGTTACTCGGTGGCGAGGGGAACAGTTCTTGTTGATTTTGGTCTCAGAAGAGCCCACGGAACAGATGCGGGAATGAAGGCTGCAAGAGCTTCATTTATAGGAGGTTTTGCAGGAACATCAAATGTCCTTGCTGGAAAGGAATACGGTATTCCTATTTTTGGTACAATGGCACACTCATTTATACTTGCCCATATAGATGAGATAAAAGCCTTCAAAGATTTTGCAGAAATATATCCAGAAAACTCTATTCTTCTTGTTGATACATTTGACAGTATAAAAGGAGTTTACAATGCAGTAAAAGCTATAAAAGAGCTTGGAATGAAACATTTTAAAGGTATAAGACTTGACAGTGGAGATCTCCTTAAACTGTCTAAAGAAGCAAGGAAGATACTGGATTCTGAAGGTTTCAAAGATGCAAAAATCATAGCAAGTGGAGGAATCAACGAGTACAAAATAAAAGAGCTGTTAGATAAAGGAGCGCCGATTGACGGCTGGGGTGTTGGAACAGAGCTTGTTGTTTCTGCAGATCTTCCATACCTTGATTGTGCATACAAACTCGTTGAGTATGACGGAAGACCTGTAATGAAATTCAGCTCAAAGAAAAAAACTCTTCCCCACAAAAAGCAGATTTTCAGAATCTACGAAGACGGAGTTTTTAAGAAGGACATAATAACGAGATTTGATGAAGATATTGAGAAGGGTAAACCTCTATTAAAGAAAGTAATAGAAAACGGCAAAGTTGTGTATAAACTGCCAAAACTAACTGAGATACAGAAAAAAGCTATAGAGAATTTTAGTAAGCTTCCGGAAGAATTAAAAGATATAACAAAAACTGTTCATCTTTATCCTGAAGTAAGCAGTTCTATACAAAAAACTGTAAAAGAGCTTGAAAGAAAATATCTGAATGGAGAATTACAATGA
- a CDS encoding ferredoxin-thioredoxin reductase catalytic domain-containing protein, with translation MIKAKPETLEKMKKFAETFSEKSGTVVNPNKEAAEAVISGLAAHVDELGKPLCPCNFYPDKQEEVKKRRWICACNEMQIFKYCHCLLFTTEEGLPITEYLPEWHEGRQIYGLVKDPTPDKGRALSKPDKIYEALKEYVEEHNLDIPDEEIRKFAEETAKKK, from the coding sequence ATGATAAAGGCTAAACCAGAGACTCTGGAAAAGATGAAAAAATTTGCTGAAACATTCTCTGAAAAATCAGGAACTGTTGTAAACCCAAATAAAGAAGCAGCAGAGGCTGTTATAAGTGGTCTTGCAGCCCATGTTGATGAACTTGGCAAACCTTTATGTCCGTGTAATTTTTACCCTGATAAGCAGGAAGAGGTGAAAAAGAGAAGATGGATATGTGCATGTAATGAGATGCAAATTTTCAAATACTGCCACTGTCTTCTTTTTACAACAGAGGAAGGTCTTCCAATAACAGAGTATCTTCCAGAATGGCACGAAGGAAGGCAGATATACGGTCTTGTTAAAGATCCTACTCCAGATAAAGGAAGAGCTCTATCAAAACCTGATAAGATATATGAAGCTCTCAAAGAGTATGTAGAAGAACATAATCTTGACATACCTGATGAGGAAATCAGAAAATTTGCTGAGGAGACGGCAAAGAAAAAATGA
- the folD gene encoding bifunctional methylenetetrahydrofolate dehydrogenase/methenyltetrahydrofolate cyclohydrolase FolD translates to MALILDGKSLSKKIREELKKEIDSYIQKGMRNPNLVVILVGEDPASQVYVENKRKACREVGINSMVFKLPENTTQVELLELIGKFNGDDDIDGILVQLPLPSHINTQEIIEAINPHKDVDGFHPENVGKLATGKSDAIIPCTPLGIWIMLKHYKIPTFKRDVVIVGASNIVGKPMGLLFLKNEEAPVSICHINTKDLRSYTKKAEILIVAVGKPNLITEDMVKEGVVVIDVGINRLEDGRLVGDTDFGAIKEKAYAITPVPGGVGPMTVASLLLNTVSIYRKKHGFAPHPLTEV, encoded by the coding sequence ATGGCTTTAATATTAGATGGAAAATCTCTTTCAAAAAAAATAAGAGAAGAGCTCAAAAAAGAGATAGACAGTTACATACAAAAAGGTATGAGAAATCCAAATTTAGTAGTTATCTTAGTTGGAGAAGACCCAGCAAGCCAGGTATATGTCGAAAACAAAAGGAAGGCATGTAGAGAAGTAGGAATAAACTCTATGGTGTTCAAGCTTCCTGAAAACACCACGCAGGTTGAGCTCCTTGAACTCATAGGAAAGTTTAATGGAGATGATGATATTGATGGAATCCTTGTCCAACTACCTCTTCCTTCTCATATCAATACACAGGAAATAATAGAAGCCATAAATCCCCATAAAGATGTTGATGGATTTCATCCAGAAAATGTCGGAAAACTTGCTACAGGAAAAAGTGATGCTATTATTCCATGTACTCCACTGGGCATATGGATAATGCTAAAGCATTACAAAATCCCTACTTTCAAAAGAGATGTTGTTATTGTCGGGGCAAGTAATATTGTAGGTAAGCCTATGGGTTTACTATTTCTCAAAAATGAAGAAGCTCCTGTTTCTATATGTCACATAAATACAAAGGATCTAAGATCATACACAAAAAAAGCTGAGATTCTCATTGTTGCTGTAGGAAAACCTAATCTGATAACAGAAGATATGGTAAAAGAAGGAGTAGTTGTGATTGATGTTGGTATAAACAGGTTAGAAGATGGAAGACTTGTTGGAGATACAGATTTTGGAGCTATCAAAGAAAAGGCATACGCAATAACACCTGTTCCTGGAGGAGTCGGGCCTATGACTGTAGCATCTTTACTTCTTAATACAGTCAGCATATACAGGAAAAAACATGGATTTGCTCCACACCCGCTTACTGAAGTGTGA
- a CDS encoding dUTP diphosphatase — protein MVEKILEMFQLQEELNRKINENWRDIRTYEDFARATWIECAELVDSLPWKWWKKQEADMENVQIEVVDIWHFIMSYILLGYKDAGEAVESEEIKQFLKGLKEDFTEINIKGEYINHYLGETDRYRKIIFLAERVAEGFLKQNAEEGVFFFGLLVKNTISFDNLYLLYIGKNVLNHIRQEKGYNSGEYRKIIDGKEDNQYLFELVREVKSRDELERKIREAFEKIHN, from the coding sequence ATGGTAGAAAAAATTTTGGAGATGTTTCAGCTTCAGGAAGAGTTAAACAGAAAAATCAATGAGAACTGGAGAGATATAAGAACCTACGAGGATTTTGCAAGGGCTACATGGATAGAATGTGCAGAACTGGTCGATAGCCTCCCTTGGAAATGGTGGAAAAAACAGGAAGCTGATATGGAAAATGTCCAGATAGAAGTTGTTGATATATGGCACTTTATAATGTCCTATATACTCCTTGGTTACAAGGATGCTGGGGAAGCTGTAGAAAGTGAAGAAATAAAACAGTTTTTGAAAGGACTAAAGGAAGACTTTACAGAAATTAATATAAAAGGAGAATATATAAATCATTACCTTGGAGAGACAGACAGATATAGAAAAATAATATTTCTTGCAGAAAGAGTGGCAGAGGGATTTTTAAAACAGAATGCTGAGGAAGGAGTATTTTTCTTTGGACTTCTGGTTAAAAATACAATCTCTTTTGATAATCTCTATCTTCTGTACATAGGAAAAAATGTACTTAATCACATAAGACAGGAAAAAGGATATAACTCTGGAGAGTACAGAAAAATCATAGATGGGAAAGAAGATAACCAGTACCTTTTTGAGCTTGTCAGGGAAGTAAAGAGCAGAGATGAACTTGAAAGAAAAATAAGAGAAGCATTTGAAAAAATTCATAATTAG
- a CDS encoding RluA family pseudouridine synthase: MEREELRFTVEEDKGKRLDQFLSKVYPEFSRSYYQKLIKDGLVYIDGKQIKKPSTKLKEKQEVRLIIPPPEKLEVKPENIPLKVYYEDKDIAVIYKPPGMVVHPSPGHTSGTVVNALLYHFGNISQYGGRERAGIVHRLDKDTAGLMVVAKSEFAHKELQKQFQNRTVDKRYKAIVVGIVKKDHGLIDLPIGRSIYNRQKMGTTATNLRDALTEYWTEKRWEEHNLTLVDIKLHTGRTHQIRVHFSEIGHPLLNDKVYGFKKSALRSELAKKFSEELDFHALVAYRISFQHPRSGEKIDIKLEKMPEPIESYLSIFSAVTTTKEPSP, translated from the coding sequence ATGGAAAGGGAAGAACTTAGATTTACTGTAGAAGAAGACAAAGGAAAAAGATTAGACCAGTTTCTGTCTAAAGTATACCCTGAATTTTCAAGGTCTTACTACCAGAAACTGATTAAAGACGGACTGGTGTATATTGATGGAAAACAGATTAAAAAACCTTCGACAAAGTTAAAAGAAAAACAGGAAGTCAGGCTTATAATACCTCCACCAGAAAAATTAGAAGTAAAACCAGAAAATATTCCCCTCAAAGTGTACTATGAGGATAAAGATATAGCAGTGATATATAAACCACCAGGAATGGTAGTACATCCATCTCCGGGACATACATCAGGAACAGTTGTAAATGCGCTTCTGTATCATTTTGGCAATATTTCCCAGTATGGAGGAAGAGAAAGAGCTGGTATAGTTCACAGATTAGATAAGGATACTGCTGGTCTTATGGTAGTTGCAAAATCTGAGTTTGCCCATAAAGAACTGCAGAAACAGTTCCAGAACAGAACTGTTGACAAAAGGTATAAGGCAATTGTAGTGGGTATTGTAAAGAAAGATCACGGCCTGATAGATCTTCCAATTGGAAGGTCTATTTACAACAGACAGAAAATGGGAACTACGGCAACAAATCTGAGGGATGCTCTTACAGAGTACTGGACAGAAAAAAGATGGGAAGAACACAATCTTACACTTGTTGACATAAAACTCCATACAGGAAGGACTCACCAGATAAGGGTTCATTTTTCAGAGATAGGTCATCCACTTCTGAATGATAAAGTTTATGGTTTTAAAAAGTCTGCTCTGAGATCAGAACTGGCAAAAAAATTCTCTGAGGAGCTTGATTTCCATGCACTTGTCGCCTACAGGATTTCTTTTCAGCATCCAAGAAGCGGGGAAAAAATAGATATAAAACTTGAAAAAATGCCTGAACCAATAGAAAGCTATCTGTCGATTTTCTCAGCAGTTACAACAACAAAAGAACCTTCTCCATAG
- a CDS encoding class I SAM-dependent methyltransferase has protein sequence MAKTEPFDKFPDRYELWFERYHYTYLSELEAVKKAVPEGKGIEIGVGSGRFAAPLYIRYGVEPSLKMAKIAKEKGIYVVRGVAEYLPIKNFSFDFVLFVTTICFVDDIKKSFEESFRILKPYGKIIIGFIDKNSPLGVFYQKNREKNPFYRYATFFSTEEVLNLLQKTGFGNFKFFQTVFDFPEKISKVQTVKEGYGEGSFVVVTAEKIDR, from the coding sequence ATGGCAAAAACTGAACCTTTTGATAAATTTCCAGATAGATATGAACTGTGGTTTGAAAGATATCACTACACCTACCTGTCAGAATTAGAAGCTGTAAAAAAAGCAGTTCCTGAAGGAAAAGGGATAGAAATAGGTGTAGGCTCTGGGAGGTTTGCAGCTCCGTTGTACATAAGATACGGAGTGGAACCCTCTTTAAAAATGGCAAAAATTGCAAAGGAAAAGGGAATTTATGTTGTTAGAGGGGTTGCTGAGTATCTCCCTATAAAAAACTTCTCTTTTGATTTTGTTCTTTTTGTGACGACTATATGTTTTGTTGACGATATAAAAAAGTCATTTGAGGAATCCTTTAGAATATTGAAACCTTACGGAAAGATTATTATAGGATTTATAGACAAAAACTCACCACTGGGAGTTTTCTACCAGAAGAATAGAGAAAAAAATCCCTTTTACAGATATGCCACTTTCTTTTCCACAGAAGAAGTTTTAAATCTTCTTCAAAAAACAGGTTTTGGAAATTTCAAGTTTTTTCAGACGGTTTTTGATTTTCCAGAAAAAATTAGTAAAGTCCAGACTGTGAAAGAAGGCTATGGAGAAGGTTCTTTTGTTGTTGTAACTGCTGAGAAAATCGACAGATAG